From Anaplasma ovis str. Haibei:
GCAATTAGTGACCTTCCTCCAGTGACATTCTGAATCCACAGCAACACACCGACTATCTTATCCTGATCGTCAACTATGCTTTGGCCGTAGCACGAGCAATAGATTTCTGCATCCTTCCCCTTTAGGTCCATAGTGAAAGACTTGTTGATCTTGCGAGCTTCGGTAAAGTTTTTCCTCAGCTGGTCGGACTCTTCAAAGAAGTTTGCTAGTTCGTTGAAAGAACAGAACACGCTGTTCAGCAGCATCTGCAGGTTGGGGGAAAAGCGTTCTACGCGTTTTTTCTCGTCCCAAAGGTAAAATCCGTCTCCAAGAGACAGTAGCAGACTTGTTAGTAAGTTGTTATTATGCCGAAAGTCGCTTATGCTTAAACTAGCATAAAAACAAAAAACTGCCAGTATTGCTAGGACAAAGACCAATACATAGGCGGCAGCATACGTAAACATTAACTAACTTTCTCTTATACTCCTCCACCGAGCACTAGTCTACCTTTCCCAGCTATGCCTCATGCCATGAGCGAAGCATATAGCGACAAATTTCCAGTCATCCTGAACCCCAATCTGCGGTACAGATCTACGGATTGCCTGACACACTGGGCCACGGCGTACCTGCACCTGTATAACTCCCTGGCCATTTCTAATCTCTGTAGTACCATATCACTAGCTATGCCCATATTTCTATACTCCGGTAGCACCCCGTCGCTATATAGGCCCACTACCTGATTACGGACGTACATTCCACACAGCCCCACAGTAGCACCGTGTAACTTGGCAAGGAAGAACCTGAGGTTCGAGGGCTGATGCCTAACCATCCCCTTCAACAGTATTGCCAGATCGTTCATATTGCAATAGAAAATTTTCGATGCCATACAATCGAGTTCAGTTAGCGCAGAATCCGTGCTGACAGCTTCTAGCACAAGATTTGAACCGTGATTCCTGGTATGGGCATGCATCTGTATCTTCATAAATGCCTTCTTCACCACGGTTGGTGTGGTGAACCCTAATTTATCTACCGTCCTGCCGAACTCCTTAGTATGGGAGTCCACAACCCACGTTGTATCGATTTTTTCTTTTTCCAGATAATCCAGGACATTCCTGGCAGATTGCTCGCACTCCTCATATGTTCCATCTGTGGAGAATACGTAGTTGAAAGAAGAGTTTGGGTGACCATTTATTGTTAGTATCAAATTACCTACTTTGCGGACCATTCCCCCTGACATGCTAATCGCATACGACATATACTCCCTTAGGTTATCTGCGGCTAAAGAAGAAAAATGCATGTTTGGGTTCACCTCACCTTTACCTGAATAGCGACCCGGCTACATAAAGCTTGCGTTCACCATTGCGAGACACACAATAGATGCCGGTATGGCGGCGACTATGTCATCAAGCATAACGCCCAGCGCTCCTCCCACTCGGGCATCTACTATGCACACTGGCCACGGCTTTGCCACGTCGAAAATTCTGAAGCACACAAGCCCGGAACACAGGAAGATTGTCTGATGTAGCGCATCACTAGGCAAGTGTACGCCAAAAACGCCGCGCTGTGTGAGTATGCAGGGTATCGTGAGCACAAGCGTCTGCCCACAGACCTCATCAACAACAACCTCAGCTGGGTCATGCCTTTCCGGATTATCCTCAAGGTAGCGAGCTACGGCCCACAAGCCCAGGGCGAATGTTACAACCACTAGAAGGGCCCCGCAAGCTGCACTGGAAACTACCAAGGGAAAGAACACGAGGGCTGATGCGCTTCCCGCAGTGCCCGGAGCCACAGGCGACCTGCCACACACCCACCACGTGGAAACGCCCTGCGCGAATGCAGACAAGAAAGAACTACGCGGCACGCCAGCGTGGCAAACACACACAACAAGGGTGGAGACGAAACGCCAATGGCCACCGGCGGGGAGACGACATTACCCAAGCCACCACTGGTTCACCGAATGGCGTTCACATGTATGGCCACTGCCAGCCCTAACACAGGGGCTCTTAATCCTGCGCTCTCCCTTAGAAAACAGACCACCGCACCCCTGCAACCCGAATGCAGCGACAAGAAGAAGAAGCACCACCCTAGAAAATCTCATAAAAACCACCACAAAAACCCACCGAGAGGCGAGAGACCCCGCACACCGGGCCACGCGCCATACAAGCCAAAAACAAGCGGTCCGCATTATAAACCAATAAACCTTGCAGTCAAGTCTGCAGTGACGACGATCTTGCTATTGACATACAGTTAGTATGGTAGTATCAAGAACCGCTGAAGCGGTGTAGTGCGATGTCTGTGGTAGCTTGCGTTCCGCTGCTTTAGGGTTCCGTAGCTCAGCGGTAGAGCACCTGACTCTTAATCAGTGTGTCGCGTGTTCGAATCACGCCGGAACCACTCAGCGCTTTTTGCTGGAGCATCCTGTGTCAGAGTTTTTAGGGGGGTGGTGCTGGGACTTGGTAGTTGGGTTGCCGCTGCGGCTATGCCTTTAACGATAGCAGCTCAGTGCGGCAAACCCGGGCTGCTCGTGCGGATATGGCGGAATTGGTAGACGCGCTAGGTTTAGGTCCTAGTGGGCCCGGCCCGTGGGGGGTTCAAGTCCCTCTATCCGCACCCTGTGTGCTCCCTTAATTGTGGTGGAGTGTTTTATGCAGCGGTTCTACGTTGTAAAAGAAATCTTGAGTGATAAGCTGAAGCGTGTGTACGAGTTTACCATCGGTAACGAGTACCTGGAGCAGAAGGTGGATGGCAGGCTGCGCGAAGTTGCGGCAAATGTCAGAATGGATGGGTTCAGGAAGGGCAAAGTTTCGCTGGATCTCGTGCGGCGCAGTTGTGGTGAAGATGTCATAAGGGAGGTGCTGTCCGAGGTTGTTGACGACGCTTCGTCGCAGTTCATGAAGGAAAGCGGATTTGGAGACGTTGTAACCTCAGAGGTTAGGGTTACCTCTCACCCCAAGGTGTGCTCCACAGAGGGAAAAGGCGGGGATCTGGTGTACGAACTGCAGTTTGAGCTCATGCCAGAGATTCCCTCAATCAATCCCGAAGAGATTGCACTCAAAGAAATGGAAGCGGAAGTTGGGCAGGAAGACGTTGATAAGTTTATTGGCGAACTCAGAACCCGGTACCCTAGCTTTGTTGCGTCAGATAGTCCGAAACGACGTGCGTCCGCTGGAGACAAGGTTGTAATTGACTATCACAGTTCGTTCAAGGGCAAGGCACTAAGAGGCGGAAGCGCCAAGGGCTTTGTGGCGGTGCTCGGTGGGAGCCATCTACCCAAGGAGTTTGAAGACGAGATCACCGGGATGAAGGTTGGAGATACAAAGGAGTTTAAGCTTGGGTTTCCGAGCGATTACAGTATGAGGCTCTTCGCGGGCAAGGAGGTTGAGATGTCAGTGAAGCTTGTGGGTATCATGGTGCCGCAGGATATTGGTGATCGCGAGGAGTTGGCAAAAAGCTGCGGGTTTGGTTGTGCTGATGATATGGTCAACTTTGCCACAGAAAGCCTGAAAGGCCGTTTTGCTTTCATGAGTGACGCTCTAATGCGTAAGGAGTTGTTTGATCATATGGAGGCGATTTACCAAGGCCAGGTTCCGGAGTCCGTGGTGTCTCAAGAATCTACTAGGATTAGGCGTGAGTTGGATCCGAGCAAGCTTGAGGCTATGGGAGAAGATGGCGTCCTGAAGGAGGCGGAACGGCGAGTGAGGCTTGGTATGCTACTGATGAAGGTCTCTCAAGATAACAATATCGCTGTAGAAGCGCAAGATATCTCGGCGTTTGTTCGGTCTAACTATCTGAACTATGGGGCCAGCTTAGATGCTGTGCTAAAACTCTTAAGGTCGAATCAGGGGGTTAGAGATCACATAAGGGGGAGGGTGCTTGAGGACAAGGTGGTCAGATATATGGTTGCCAAGGCTAAGAAAGAAAGGCAGAATGTGCCCGCCGGAGATCTGAAGTCGCTTTTCGAGAGTATCTAGGTTTCGCAATTTGGGAGCTGTTGGTCCTGGTGCTGTGTAGGGGTTTGAGAGAGGAATAATTATGAACTTAGTACCGATGGTGGTTGAGCAGACCAGCAGGGGAGAGCGCGCGTATGATATATACTCCAGGTTGCTGAAGGAGCGGATAATATTCATAACCGGCACTGTGGAAGACAATATGGCCAGTCTCATCGTGGCGCAGCTCGTATTCCTTGAGGCCGAAAATCCCGAGAAGGACATATCTCTATACATAAACTCTCCCGGAGGAGTGGTCACCGCTGGTCTATCCATATACGACACTATGCAGTACATAAAGCCTAAGGTGTCTACACTGTGCTTGGGTCAGGCAGCATCTATGGGTGCGCTGCTGTTGGCAGGTGGGGAGCCTGGTATGCGATATGCGCTTCCGAATTCCAGGATAATGGTGCACCAGCCCTCGGGCGGCTTCCGTGGCCAAGCTACTGACATAGAAATACATGCCAGGGAGATATTGGAGATCAAGCGCAGGCTGAACGAAATATACGTAAAGCACACTGGGAAGTCTCTTGAGGAAATAGAGAGCAGCATGGAGCGAGATAACTTCATGGTTGCGGAGAAGGCTAAGGATTTTGGCATAGTTGACAAGGTGATAGACAAGCGAGGAGGGGAGCAGATATAGGAAAGATGGATGTCAGAGGCTAGAAAAGGCACCTATAGCTGCTCGTTTTGTGGAAAGCTTCACAGCGAGGTGAGGAAGCTCATAGCTGGGCCCAGGGTTTACATATGTAACGAGTGTGTGGAGCTCTGTAGTGGCATATTGCAGGAGGAAGGCAGGCCTGCGAAGCAAGGCGGTTTTGACCTCAAGCCTCCAGAAATAAAGCAGGTGTTGGATGAGTATGTCATAGGGCAGGAGCACTCCAAAAAGGTGCTATCGGTTGCCGTCTACAACCACTACAAGCGTTTGCGGAATTCTGGAGTTATCAGCGAGGTTGAGATATCAAAATCCAACGTATTGCTTATAGGCCCAACCGGTTCCGGAAAGACCCTACTCGCGCGTACCCTAGCAAGGGTGCTACAAGTGCCGTTTGCCATGGCAGATGCCACAACGTTGACTGAAGCCGGGTATGTTGGTGAGGATGTAGAAAATATTCTATTGAAGCTACTGCAGGCTGCTAACTTTAACGTGGAGGCCGCACAGCGGGGTATTATATACATTGACGAGGTCGATAAAATCTCAAGAAAGTCAGAGAATGCCTCAATAACCCGCGATGTCTCTGGAGAGGGGGTTCAGCAGGCTTTGTTAAAGGTGATCGAGGGCACTGTCTCTTCTGTCCCACCTCAGGGTGGTAGAAAGCATCCTCACCAGGAATTTATACAGATAAACACCGACAATATCCTATTCATTTTCGGCGGAGCGTTTGACGGCCTTGAGAAGATTATTGAAGCGAGAAATCGTGGCAGCTGCATGGGGTTTGAGGCGAATGTTCAAAAAATAGCTGACAAACGCAAGGACATTTTGTGCTATACTGAACCTGAGGACCTCGTAAAGTTTGGGCTGATACCGGAGTTTGTTGGAAGAATACCGGTTGTCACCTCCCTAGGCAGGCTGGACGAGGAGATGCTCTACCGCATATTAGTGGAACCAAAAAACTCTTTGGTCAAGCAGTATACCAAGCTGTTTGAGATGGATAACCTTGAGCTAAAGTTTGACAATGCGGCCCTTCTGGCTGTTGCAAAGAAGGCCGTTGCTCGGAACACTGGAGCCAGGGGGCTACGAGCCATTATGGAGTCCTTATTACTCGATTTTATGTTTAACCCCTTAGGCTGCGAAGACGGCAAAGTTGTCGTCGATGCCGCCATGGTTGAGGGCGTTATGATGAACAGAAACTGTTTTGAAAGTGGCTAGGTAAGGTGGGGGTTCTTTATGGAAGAAAGTAAGGTTTTGTCGCTGCCTGTTTTGATGCTGCGGGACACCGTGGTTTTCCCCAGAATCGTTATGCCCCTTTCTGTGGGTCGGGGTAAGTCTGTCAGCGCCTTAGAACACGCTGCTAAGAACGATAGCTGCTGTAAAATTCTACTCCTAACGCAGGTGGACGGTTCTGTCGACAATCCTAGTAATGATGATCTATACAAGGTTGGTACTGTTGCGGATGTGGTGCAGCTGCTTAGGCTTCCTGATGGGGTATTAAAGGTTCTGATTAAGGGCGAGAATAGAGCAAAGGTTCTGAATTTTATAGATGGCGATGATTTTCTAAGTGCGGAGGTGGAAGTCATTGAGGATAATGAGAGCGTAGCTGTAGACAGCAAAATAGAAGCACTGAGGCGGTCAGTGCTCAAAGAATTCGATATATGGCACAAACTCAGCAAAAAGACCCAGTCCGAGGTCGTTGCCTCCACATATGAAATCAAAAAATTGGGTCACCTGTCTGACGTTGTGGCGTCTCACCTCGCCATTAGTGTTGAAGATAAGCAGAAGGTAATAGAGGAGTTCTGCGTAGTAAAACGCCTCGACATGGTTTTCGGCCTCATAAAGCTGGAAATTAGTGTACTTAATGCACAAAAGAAGATTGATGATAGAGTCAGGTCACAGGTTGAGTCTACCCACAAAGTGTACTACCTAAACGAGCAGCTAAAAGCGATACAGCGCGAACTGGAAGAAAGCGATGGTGCCTGTTGTGATAGTGATTCTGCAAGTGAATTCGAGAGGAAGATAAACGCTACGCCGCTTTCTGAGGAGGCCAAAGAGCGCGCTCTGAGCGACCTGAAGCGCTACAAGAAGATGAACTTGATGTCACCTGAGGCTAACATCATTTCCAGCTATCTCAAGTGGCTGCTCGATCTCCCTTGGGGTAAGTTCAAGAACACCAGGATAGACATGGAGAATTCGCTGAAAATTCTCAATGGAAACCACTATGGTATGGACAAGGTGAAGGAGCGGGTTTTAGAGTTTCTGGCTGTCCTTAAAAGAGTA
This genomic window contains:
- a CDS encoding GNAT family N-acetyltransferase; protein product: MHFSSLAADNLREYMSYAISMSGGMVRKVGNLILTINGHPNSSFNYVFSTDGTYEECEQSARNVLDYLEKEKIDTTWVVDSHTKEFGRTVDKLGFTTPTVVKKAFMKIQMHAHTRNHGSNLVLEAVSTDSALTELDCMASKIFYCNMNDLAILLKGMVRHQPSNLRFFLAKLHGATVGLCGMYVRNQVVGLYSDGVLPEYRNMGIASDMVLQRLEMARELYRCRYAVAQCVRQSVDLYRRLGFRMTGNLSLYASLMA
- a CDS encoding phosphatidylglycerophosphatase A, translating into MSAFAQGVSTWWVCGRSPVAPGTAGSASALVFFPLVVSSAACGALLVVVTFALGLWAVARYLEDNPERHDPAEVVVDEVCGQTLVLTIPCILTQRGVFGVHLPSDALHQTIFLCSGLVCFRIFDVAKPWPVCIVDARVGGALGVMLDDIVAAIPASIVCLAMVNASFM
- the tig gene encoding trigger factor; protein product: MQRFYVVKEILSDKLKRVYEFTIGNEYLEQKVDGRLREVAANVRMDGFRKGKVSLDLVRRSCGEDVIREVLSEVVDDASSQFMKESGFGDVVTSEVRVTSHPKVCSTEGKGGDLVYELQFELMPEIPSINPEEIALKEMEAEVGQEDVDKFIGELRTRYPSFVASDSPKRRASAGDKVVIDYHSSFKGKALRGGSAKGFVAVLGGSHLPKEFEDEITGMKVGDTKEFKLGFPSDYSMRLFAGKEVEMSVKLVGIMVPQDIGDREELAKSCGFGCADDMVNFATESLKGRFAFMSDALMRKELFDHMEAIYQGQVPESVVSQESTRIRRELDPSKLEAMGEDGVLKEAERRVRLGMLLMKVSQDNNIAVEAQDISAFVRSNYLNYGASLDAVLKLLRSNQGVRDHIRGRVLEDKVVRYMVAKAKKERQNVPAGDLKSLFESI
- the clpP gene encoding ATP-dependent Clp endopeptidase proteolytic subunit ClpP produces the protein MNLVPMVVEQTSRGERAYDIYSRLLKERIIFITGTVEDNMASLIVAQLVFLEAENPEKDISLYINSPGGVVTAGLSIYDTMQYIKPKVSTLCLGQAASMGALLLAGGEPGMRYALPNSRIMVHQPSGGFRGQATDIEIHAREILEIKRRLNEIYVKHTGKSLEEIESSMERDNFMVAEKAKDFGIVDKVIDKRGGEQI
- the clpX gene encoding ATP-dependent Clp protease ATP-binding subunit ClpX — protein: MSEARKGTYSCSFCGKLHSEVRKLIAGPRVYICNECVELCSGILQEEGRPAKQGGFDLKPPEIKQVLDEYVIGQEHSKKVLSVAVYNHYKRLRNSGVISEVEISKSNVLLIGPTGSGKTLLARTLARVLQVPFAMADATTLTEAGYVGEDVENILLKLLQAANFNVEAAQRGIIYIDEVDKISRKSENASITRDVSGEGVQQALLKVIEGTVSSVPPQGGRKHPHQEFIQINTDNILFIFGGAFDGLEKIIEARNRGSCMGFEANVQKIADKRKDILCYTEPEDLVKFGLIPEFVGRIPVVTSLGRLDEEMLYRILVEPKNSLVKQYTKLFEMDNLELKFDNAALLAVAKKAVARNTGARGLRAIMESLLLDFMFNPLGCEDGKVVVDAAMVEGVMMNRNCFESG